In Bradyrhizobium sp. WBOS07, the genomic window CAGCAGGGGACCGAAGCGGGCGAGATCGTAGCCGTCGACGTCGTCGACCCAGAAGATCGCGTGCGGATTGCCCATGCTGACCACGGAGGGCGAATGCAGGATCGGATTGTCGATCGGCCCGATCTGCAATTCGATGTAGCGGGTGTCGCGGAACTCTTCCGCCAGCGGAATGTCCTGCCAGCCGAACTTCGGCGCACCCATGTCCACGGTGTAGAGATCGGGCGACGGACCCTGCCAGGCGTTGAGCAGGCCCGCAGCGGTCTCGAACGTCGCACTGGTCTGCCCGGTCTTCTCGAAGATGCGGCGGACCACGCAACGCATGCCGTTGCCACAGGCGCCGGCCTCCGAGCCGTCATTGTTGTAGATGCTGATGAAGGCCTCGGTGCCGCCCAGCCGCGGCCTCGAGAGCACCATGAGCTGGTCGTAAGCCACGCCGCCGTT contains:
- the dapF gene encoding diaminopimelate epimerase; translation: MSALANHAFAKMNGIGNEIVVVDMRDSAGRVTPDDARAVASANGGVAYDQLMVLSRPRLGGTEAFISIYNNDGSEAGACGNGMRCVVRRIFEKTGQTSATFETAAGLLNAWQGPSPDLYTVDMGAPKFGWQDIPLAEEFRDTRYIELQIGPIDNPILHSPSVVSMGNPHAIFWVDDVDGYDLARFGPLLENHPIFPERANITLAHIVDDKHITIRTWERGAGLTRACGSAACATAVAAARLKRAERNVEITLPGGKLGIEWRERDDHVLMTGTATFEYEGKFDPALFAPVA